The Nostoc cf. commune SO-36 genomic sequence AACTTGTAAACAATAATCGTCGTAATTAAATCAATTATCGCTTGCTCCGATTGTTGCCGTGCTTGCTCCAACAAAAACCGCGCCCCTTCCACTGCTTCCGTTTCAGAAGTAACATTTGTTAGCAACATCAAACCCAATCCCAAAGGTTGTTCTCGCAAATCTCCCAACTCATCCAGATAAACCCGCCTGACTTGACCACTTTCCAACAAAGCGCGATGAATTGTTGAGTTAGAAGGTTCCAAGCTGCGAGAAGCAAAAATTATGACTCCAAACCAGTCATCGTAACGAATAGAGTTGCGGTAGAGAAACAAAAACAACTCACTAAAGAAGCGGTGATATAAGTCTTCGTCCTTCTGAAACTGGACTTCTGCAAAAAAGACGGTTTTGGAAACTGCATTATCGGGAGGTAAAAACACTCCATCAATCCGAAACGCCGTTTCTTTCACCTCAACTGATTCAAACTGGTAGTTTTCCGCTTCTGGAGGTGGTTCATCTACTAATTCAAACAGCAAACCGGGAAATTGCTTAAATAATTTGTAGAAGATGGTGTCACGTCGCATTTTTATTCCTCAACACCCAGACAATTACCAGATTGTAAAGGCTTGAGACAACAATTTTAGCGTAGCGTAGCCCACCGCAGGTATCGGATGTCCCTACGTCCGCGATAAAATTCTCAAGCACAACAGCGCACTCCATACAATGCAAATTAACTGGCAAACTGCCAAAACCTACGAAGACATTCTGTATCAAAAAACTGATGGCATTGCCAAAATCACCATCAACCGTCCCCATAAACGCAATGCTTTCCGTCCTGAAACAGTCTTTGAACTGTACGACGCTTTTCTAATGCTCGTGAAGATACTACTATTGGTGTTGTTCTATTTACTGGCTATGGCCCACATACAGATGGAAAATATGCCTTCTGTTCTGGTGGCGATCAAAGTGTAAGGGGACATGCGGGTTATGTGGATGACACTGGCATTCCCCGCTTAAATGTGCTGGACTTACAACGCCTGATTCGTTCGATGCCAAAAGTCGTGATTGCCCTAGTAGCGGGATATGCGATCGGTGGTGGACACGTCCTACACTTGATTTGCGACCTTACTATCGCCGCCGATAACGCTATTTTTGGACAGACTGGCCCGAAAGTCGGCAGTTTCGATGGTGGTTTTGGAGCTAGCTATCTCGCCCGTATCGTGGGGCAAAAAAAAGCTAGAGAAATTTGGTTTCTCTGCCGCCAATATGATGCACAACAAGCTCTAGAAATGGGTTTAATTAATTGCGTTGTCCCAGTGGAACAACTAGAAGCAGAAGGTATTCAATGGGCGCAAGAGATTTTAGAAAAAAGTCCGATCGCAATTCGTTGTCTCAAAGCCGCCTTCAACGCTGATTGTGATGGACAAGCGGGTTTACAAGAACTCGCTGGCAATGCCACTCTACTTTATTACATGACAGAAGAGGGATCTGAGGGCAAACAAGCTTTTCTTGAAAAGCGTCCACCAGATTTTCGTTCTTTTCCTTGGTTGCCTTAAAATTGCAAAAATCGCACCTTACTAAAGGGTGCGATTTTTGTCTATATCAACTTTTACAGCACTAAAAATCTTAAAAACAAATCTTATTTTAAATAGACTAAAAACTCAGTCCGTAATAATGGATAACTAAATAACCACTGCTTTAGTCTTTACCTGTTCAGATATAGAGATCGTTATTTCCTCTAGAGGGGCAAGAGTAGCATTGTCCAAATCTGAGGCTAATTGACAAGATGCTAAAACTGGGGCTGCATCTGGCAAACCCCAAGCATCTTCCAAGGTTTCCCAAGAAGGTGCAAAAGGTGGGATCGCCAAAGAGCAAGCTTTCCAAGTTGCTTGAACTGGTGCGCCCAACTGCTGGCACGTTCCGCCACGGCGGCCCTCTGGCTGGTAATGACGGCAATATTTACAGGCAGATGCTAAAACTTTAATGGGTTTCATTTGGATTCATCTTTAGTGCCGTGTCTGGCTGAATTTCATCTTTATATTTTGCCTCTATATATAAAGATAGATAAGAGCCAAAAAACCATTATTTTCTATAGGTTTCAGCGATCCCAAGGAAAAAATAAACTTCAGGATATTTTTATAATCTTGTTATATATATAAATAATCAGTATAGTAGTTACATATAAATTTTGGCTAAAACTTATTAGGGATCAAGGGTAAAAGTAAACCTTTTGATTTATCCAGGCTTTTAAATTCCTCTTTAAGTATACCTTGAGGCAGAGAATTTCAGATAAATAGTCAGTTTTTCAGACCACATTCGGCATATACAGCACTTCCGGCAGCTATAAGGTACATCCTCAAAACTGAAAGCTATGACAGGAGAGGGACAAGGATAAAAACTGTATTGCATAATAGCTGGAAGTGCTGTATTACTGCAAAAATATTTTTTTTCTCAAGAATCAGAAATATTTTGTGTGATCGCAGCAAGTTACTTGAGGATAAAATTTGTTCAATGAATAATCGCTCAACTATTTTGCTTTCAAAACTGTTTAGCAGCACAGACAGAACAGACTTGCCAACGCTGGAGTTCACCGGGTGGGGTGGGAGATTGACACTGGGGGCAAAGGGGTAAGCCATGCGATCGCGATCGCATGATCTTCGTCCAATGTTCAAAAGCCACATTCACATCCTTGGTAGGTGT encodes the following:
- a CDS encoding Rpn family recombination-promoting nuclease/putative transposase codes for the protein MRRDTIFYKLFKQFPGLLFELVDEPPPEAENYQFESVEVKETAFRIDGVFLPPDNAVSKTVFFAEVQFQKDEDLYHRFFSELFLFLYRNSIRYDDWFGVIIFASRSLEPSNSTIHRALLESGQVRRVYLDELGDLREQPLGLGLMLLTNVTSETEAVEGARFLLEQARQQSEQAIIDLITTIIVYKFSTLSREEIAEMLGLNLEEPRAILEAKEEGREEGERTIILRLLNRRVGNIPDALLSQIQGLSVEQLEALGDALLDFSTLADLEGWLQGQPRG